Proteins found in one Tamandua tetradactyla isolate mTamTet1 chromosome 3, mTamTet1.pri, whole genome shotgun sequence genomic segment:
- the OTOS gene encoding otospiralin has protein sequence MPAGLVHGLALCLLLGSLAGARPVLEEGDPYAELPAMPSWPFSTSDFWNYVQHFQALGAYPQLEALARTFFAHVPLGATLGFQVPYRED, from the exons ATGCCGGCCGGCCTGGTCCATGGGCTGGCCCTCTGCCTGCTGTTAGGGTCCCTGGCag GGGCCAGGCCTGTGCTGGAGGAGGGAG ACCCCTATGCCGAGCTGCCAGCCATGCCCTCCTGGCCGTTCTCCACATCTGACTTCTGGAACTACGTGCAGCACTTCCAGGCCCTGGGCGCCTACCCACAGCTCGAGGCCCTGGCCCGCACCTTCTTCGCCCACGTCCCCCTGGGGGCCACCCTGGGCTTCCAGGTCCCCTATCGGGAGGACTGA
- the COPS9 gene encoding COP9 signalosome complex subunit 9 has product MKPAVDEMFPEGAGPYVDLDEAGGSTGLLMDLAANEKAVHADFFNDFEDLFDDDDIQ; this is encoded by the exons ATGAAGCCGGCGGTGGACGAGATGTTTCCTGAGGGCGCTGGGCCGTATGTGGACCTGGACGAG GCTGGAGGCAGCACTGGACTGTTGATGGACTTGGCAGCCAATGAAAAGGCCGTTCATGCAGACTTCTTCAATG ATTTTGAAGATCTTTTTGATGACGATGACATCCAGTGA